A window from Actimicrobium sp. CCC2.4 encodes these proteins:
- a CDS encoding penicillin-binding protein 1A, which translates to MTPASFTLTRSTSRPLKRHLLIAFLCLCGVGAFGVSLLLGYAFLIVGPNMPSLDTLVDYKPKIPLRIFTADKVLIGEFGEEHRNFLPIKQIPAQMKNAVLAIEDSRFYEHGGVDFIGLMRAIVKDLGGGSAQGASTITMQVARNFFLTRDKTVARKVNEIMLSYKIERTLSKDQIFELYLNQIYLGQRAYGFGSAAQTYFGKPLAQLSIAQFAMLAGLPKAPSAYNPVVNPKRAHIRQQYILQRMRELNFITAEQYQQAVDEDIKVRQTGKSYAIHAEYAAEMVRKILYEQYKDEIYTSGFDVITTLRSKDQEAAYLALRRGVMDYERRHGYRGPEAVITLPADAEDRQDAIDDVLEKHPDSDELLAAVVTDASPKLVRATLLSGDSIELSGDGLRFAAAGLNVKSTASLRIVPGAVIRITRDAKERWSIVQLPNVAAAFVALDPQSGAYRALVGGFDFNLSKFDHVTQAWRQPGSSIKPFIYSAALEKGYGPGTLINDAPLSIPAEAGAPLWEPKNDDNVYDGPVTMRLALAKSKNVVSIRVLRAITAQAARDHMGRFGFDVNKQPNNLTLALGTGLVTPGQMAGAYAVFANGGYQVTPYLIQSVTDARGKLVSQAKPVLVGEESVRVLDSRNAFIMDSMLRDVARYGTAAAASRLGRTDLAGKTGTTNDSIDGWFAGYGGDVVAVSWMGYDDPKSLGNREFGSTLALPVWMNFMQSALRGKPMAQASVPAGLNRDYGDWAYNEYAQGGGVRSLGLDEPGAMPPPFETGIFGERVIPPDPSATRMKELYGF; encoded by the coding sequence ATCACACCCGCGTCCTTCACCTTGACCCGATCTACTTCCCGCCCCCTGAAACGCCACCTCCTGATTGCCTTCCTTTGCCTCTGTGGTGTGGGGGCTTTTGGCGTCTCTCTGCTACTCGGCTATGCGTTCCTGATCGTCGGGCCGAACATGCCTTCGCTCGATACACTGGTCGACTACAAACCCAAAATTCCATTGCGTATATTCACAGCTGACAAGGTGCTGATCGGTGAGTTTGGTGAAGAGCATCGGAATTTCCTGCCGATCAAGCAGATTCCGGCCCAGATGAAAAACGCGGTGCTGGCGATCGAGGACAGCCGTTTTTACGAGCACGGCGGGGTTGATTTTATCGGGCTGATGCGTGCCATCGTGAAAGATCTTGGTGGCGGTTCGGCACAAGGGGCATCGACGATCACGATGCAGGTTGCCCGCAATTTTTTCCTGACCCGTGACAAGACGGTAGCCCGCAAGGTCAATGAAATCATGCTGTCCTACAAGATCGAGCGCACGCTGTCGAAAGACCAGATCTTCGAGCTGTACCTGAACCAGATTTACCTCGGACAGCGCGCCTACGGTTTCGGCAGTGCCGCGCAAACCTACTTTGGCAAACCACTGGCACAACTCAGCATCGCCCAGTTCGCGATGCTGGCCGGTTTGCCGAAAGCGCCGTCGGCATACAACCCGGTGGTCAATCCCAAGCGGGCGCACATTCGCCAGCAATACATCCTGCAACGCATGCGTGAGCTAAATTTCATCACCGCCGAGCAATATCAACAGGCGGTAGACGAAGACATCAAGGTTCGTCAAACCGGCAAGTCCTATGCGATCCACGCCGAGTACGCCGCCGAAATGGTGCGCAAGATCCTCTACGAGCAGTACAAGGACGAGATCTACACCAGCGGTTTTGACGTGATCACTACCCTGCGCTCCAAGGATCAGGAAGCCGCTTATCTGGCGCTACGGCGCGGCGTGATGGATTACGAGCGTCGCCATGGTTATCGTGGTCCCGAGGCGGTCATCACGCTACCGGCGGATGCCGAGGATCGCCAGGATGCGATAGACGATGTACTGGAAAAACATCCGGACAGTGATGAATTGCTGGCTGCCGTGGTCACTGATGCTTCACCGAAGCTGGTGCGGGCGACGCTGCTGTCGGGCGACAGCATCGAACTCAGTGGTGATGGTTTGCGCTTCGCCGCGGCCGGCTTGAACGTCAAATCGACCGCGTCGCTGCGCATCGTGCCGGGCGCGGTGATCCGTATTACCCGCGATGCCAAAGAGCGCTGGAGTATTGTCCAGTTGCCCAATGTGGCTGCGGCATTTGTCGCACTGGATCCGCAAAGCGGAGCCTATCGCGCGCTGGTGGGTGGCTTCGATTTCAATCTGAGCAAGTTCGATCACGTCACACAAGCATGGCGTCAGCCGGGCTCAAGTATCAAGCCCTTCATTTATTCGGCTGCGCTGGAAAAAGGCTACGGTCCGGGCACGCTGATCAATGATGCGCCGCTTTCCATTCCGGCCGAAGCAGGCGCACCGTTATGGGAGCCGAAAAATGACGACAACGTCTACGATGGCCCGGTCACGATGCGACTGGCGCTGGCCAAGTCGAAGAACGTCGTCTCGATCCGCGTGCTGCGCGCCATCACGGCGCAGGCCGCGCGGGACCACATGGGTCGCTTCGGCTTCGATGTGAACAAGCAGCCCAACAACCTGACCCTGGCACTGGGTACCGGGCTGGTTACGCCGGGCCAGATGGCCGGTGCGTACGCGGTGTTTGCCAATGGCGGCTACCAGGTTACGCCTTACTTGATCCAGAGCGTGACAGATGCGCGCGGCAAGCTGGTGTCGCAGGCCAAGCCGGTGCTGGTGGGCGAAGAGTCGGTGCGGGTGCTGGATTCGCGCAATGCCTTCATCATGGACAGCATGTTGCGTGACGTGGCCCGCTACGGCACCGCCGCAGCGGCGTCGCGACTGGGTCGTACCGATCTGGCCGGAAAAACCGGCACGACCAATGATTCGATTGACGGCTGGTTTGCCGGTTACGGCGGCGATGTGGTGGCGGTATCGTGGATGGGCTATGACGATCCGAAATCATTGGGCAACCGCGAGTTCGGTTCAACACTGGCACTGCCGGTCTGGATGAACTTCATGCAGTCGGCGTTACGTGGCAAACCGATGGCGCAGGCATCCGTGCCGGCCGGCCTGAATCGTGACTACGGCGATTGGGCCTATAACGAATATGCGCAAGGTGGCGGCGTGCGCTCGCTCGGACTCGATGAACCGGGGGCGATGCCACCACCGTTCGAAACCGGCATTTTCGGCGAGCGGGTGATTCCGCCCGATCCGTCAGCGACCCGCATGAAAGAGCTTTACGGTTTCTGA
- a CDS encoding YjfB family protein gives MNASSIGSLSTNLSSAKTDQAIGIAVLKKALDSEKSTASALLDALPAVPTTSSLPSNLGRTINTTA, from the coding sequence ATGAACGCCAGTTCCATAGGCAGTTTGTCCACCAATTTGTCCTCGGCAAAAACCGATCAAGCCATCGGTATTGCCGTCCTGAAAAAAGCACTGGATAGCGAAAAATCCACCGCCAGCGCCTTGCTTGACGCCCTGCCTGCTGTACCCACTACCAGCAGTTTGCCGTCCAATCTGGGTCGCACAATCAATACCACTGCCTGA
- a CDS encoding TIGR03862 family flavoprotein: MTHPEARHTVIIGGGPAGLMAAEILIEAGVRVDLYDAMPSVGRKFLLAGKGGLNLTHAEPADAFHSRYAARRPALQPVIDAFDASALRDWCSKLGIDTFVGSSGRVFPVDMKAAPLLRAWLHRLRGAGVRFHMRHAWRGWDGDGALVFDHPDGTVTCRPDAVVLALGGGSWARLGSTGAWVPWLGAHGIDVAPLQPANCGFDVGWTPHFAEKFAGHPLKSIDIHWSDAAGVAQVRAGECMISAGGVEGSLVYALSATLRDQINATGSVTIRLDLAPGKDAARVLAEVDHPRGSRSLASHLQSRVGLAGVKMGLLRELLDKEAFNDPARLAAAIKSLPLTLTAVRPIDEAISSAGGVRFEALDAGLMTQAMPGVFCAGEMLDWEAPTGGYLLTACLGTGRHAARGVLQWLDQKP; encoded by the coding sequence ATGACGCATCCCGAAGCACGCCATACCGTCATCATCGGTGGCGGTCCGGCCGGATTGATGGCCGCTGAAATTCTCATTGAGGCCGGTGTCCGCGTCGACCTCTACGATGCGATGCCCTCGGTCGGGCGCAAATTCCTGCTGGCCGGTAAAGGCGGACTGAACCTGACGCACGCCGAACCGGCCGACGCATTCCATTCCCGCTATGCCGCACGCCGCCCTGCCCTGCAGCCGGTCATTGACGCCTTCGACGCCAGCGCCCTGCGCGACTGGTGCAGCAAGCTCGGGATCGACACGTTTGTCGGTTCGTCGGGACGGGTTTTCCCGGTCGACATGAAGGCGGCGCCATTGCTGCGCGCCTGGCTGCATCGCTTGCGCGGTGCCGGCGTGCGCTTTCACATGCGCCACGCGTGGCGCGGCTGGGATGGCGACGGTGCGCTGGTGTTCGATCATCCTGACGGCACGGTCACCTGCCGGCCGGATGCGGTGGTGCTGGCGCTGGGCGGCGGCAGCTGGGCGCGTCTCGGTTCGACCGGTGCCTGGGTGCCCTGGCTGGGTGCGCACGGGATAGATGTCGCGCCGCTGCAGCCGGCCAACTGTGGTTTCGATGTCGGCTGGACGCCGCATTTCGCTGAAAAATTCGCCGGTCATCCGCTCAAATCCATCGACATCCACTGGAGCGATGCCGCCGGTGTCGCGCAGGTGCGCGCCGGCGAATGCATGATCAGTGCCGGTGGCGTCGAAGGGAGTCTGGTGTATGCGCTCTCGGCGACCTTGCGCGACCAGATCAATGCCACAGGATCGGTCACGATCCGGCTCGACCTCGCACCCGGCAAGGATGCGGCGCGGGTGCTGGCGGAAGTCGACCATCCGCGCGGATCGCGCTCGCTGGCCAGTCATCTGCAAAGCCGGGTTGGCCTGGCGGGCGTCAAGATGGGCTTGCTGCGCGAACTGCTGGACAAAGAAGCCTTCAATGATCCGGCCCGTCTAGCGGCCGCCATCAAGTCCTTGCCGCTAACTCTGACGGCAGTCCGTCCTATCGATGAAGCCATCAGCAGCGCCGGTGGCGTGCGCTTCGAAGCCCTCGATGCCGGCTTGATGACGCAGGCGATGCCGGGCGTGTTTTGTGCCGGCGAAATGCTCGACTGGGAAGCGCCGACCGGCGGCTACCTGCTCACTGCCTGCCTCGGCACCGGACGCCATGCGGCGCGCGGTGTGTTGCAGTGGCTGGATCAGAAACCGTAA
- a CDS encoding 3-hydroxyacyl-CoA dehydrogenase NAD-binding domain-containing protein: protein MTAQYQVNGAVAIITLDNRPVNGLGLSTRTAVVEGVRKALADAAVKAIILTGAGKAFSGGADIKEFNSPSAFAEPSLHTLINVVESAGKPVIAVIHSVCMGGGLELALGCHYRVASPGAQIALPEVKLGILPGAGGTQRLPRVVGLELALNMIVSGTPVASEKLAKTALFSQLIEGDLMAGALAFAAGIAEVRPLPKVRDIKVDYPNYEAFLQFSRNTVKAMSGPYPAPLKCVEAVAASVTMKFDDGIKFERDLFIELVQTTESKALRHAFFGERAASKIPDVPADTPVRAIKSAAVIGAGTMGGGIAMNFVNAGIPVMLLETKQEALDKGIATIRKNYENTMKKGKLTQEKFDQRVGMISGTLNYADIGQADIVVEAVFEDMGVKETVFRKLDEVMKQGAILASNTSTLDVDQIASFTKRPQDVIGTHFFSPANVMKLLEIVRGKATAKDVLATTLALSKKIKKTGVVSGVCDGFIGNRMIEQYSRQAGFLIEEGALPEQVDKAVEKFGFAMGPFRMGDLAGNDIGWYIRKRRYLEKPEITYSKTADLLCELGRYGQKTGAGWYDYKAGDRKAYASSLVNDMIIQHSADIGVERRKISDQEIIERLVYSLVNEAAHILEEGIAMRASDIDMVYLTGYGFPVFRGGPMFYADTVGLPNVLMAMEKLAKGRHGDAWKPAPLLVKLAAEGKTFN from the coding sequence ATGACAGCTCAATACCAGGTCAATGGCGCAGTTGCCATCATTACCCTCGATAATCGACCGGTCAACGGACTGGGGCTGTCGACCCGTACCGCCGTGGTCGAGGGCGTGCGCAAGGCACTCGCGGATGCGGCGGTCAAGGCCATCATCCTCACCGGCGCCGGCAAGGCCTTCTCCGGCGGTGCCGATATCAAGGAATTCAATTCCCCGAGCGCGTTCGCAGAACCGTCGCTGCACACCCTGATCAATGTAGTCGAGTCGGCCGGCAAGCCGGTCATCGCGGTCATCCATAGCGTGTGCATGGGCGGCGGGCTGGAACTGGCGCTGGGTTGTCACTACCGCGTGGCGAGTCCGGGTGCGCAAATTGCGCTGCCGGAAGTCAAGCTCGGGATTTTGCCTGGTGCCGGTGGCACACAGCGCCTGCCGCGCGTGGTTGGCCTGGAACTGGCGCTGAACATGATCGTGTCCGGCACGCCGGTCGCCTCCGAGAAACTCGCGAAAACCGCGTTGTTCAGCCAGTTGATCGAGGGTGATCTGATGGCAGGTGCACTGGCATTTGCCGCCGGCATCGCTGAGGTCCGGCCGCTGCCGAAAGTGCGCGACATCAAGGTTGATTATCCGAACTACGAAGCCTTCCTGCAGTTCTCCCGCAATACCGTCAAGGCCATGTCGGGTCCGTATCCGGCACCGCTGAAATGTGTCGAAGCCGTTGCCGCATCGGTGACGATGAAGTTCGACGATGGCATCAAGTTCGAGCGCGACCTGTTCATCGAACTGGTCCAGACCACCGAATCAAAAGCGCTGCGTCATGCGTTCTTTGGTGAACGTGCTGCCAGCAAGATTCCGGATGTGCCGGCCGATACGCCGGTGCGCGCTATCAAGTCGGCCGCCGTGATCGGGGCCGGCACGATGGGCGGCGGGATTGCGATGAACTTCGTCAATGCCGGCATCCCGGTGATGCTGCTGGAAACCAAGCAGGAAGCGCTCGACAAGGGCATCGCGACGATCCGCAAGAATTACGAAAACACGATGAAGAAGGGCAAGCTGACGCAAGAGAAATTTGATCAGCGCGTCGGCATGATCAGCGGCACGCTGAACTACGCCGATATCGGCCAGGCCGATATCGTCGTCGAAGCCGTCTTCGAAGACATGGGCGTCAAGGAAACCGTCTTCCGCAAGCTCGATGAAGTCATGAAACAAGGCGCGATTCTGGCCTCGAACACCTCAACGCTGGATGTCGACCAGATCGCTTCGTTCACGAAGCGCCCGCAAGACGTTATCGGCACCCACTTTTTCAGTCCGGCCAACGTGATGAAGCTGCTCGAAATCGTGCGCGGCAAGGCCACTGCCAAGGATGTGCTGGCGACCACGCTGGCGTTATCGAAAAAGATCAAGAAAACCGGTGTCGTGTCGGGTGTCTGCGACGGCTTCATCGGTAACCGGATGATCGAGCAATACAGTCGTCAGGCCGGATTCCTGATTGAAGAGGGTGCGTTGCCGGAGCAAGTTGATAAGGCCGTCGAGAAGTTCGGCTTTGCGATGGGACCGTTCCGTATGGGCGACCTGGCCGGCAACGATATCGGCTGGTATATCCGCAAGCGGCGTTACCTCGAAAAGCCAGAAATCACCTATTCGAAAACCGCCGACCTGTTGTGCGAACTCGGTCGCTACGGTCAGAAAACCGGTGCCGGCTGGTACGACTACAAGGCCGGCGATCGCAAGGCGTATGCCTCGTCGCTCGTCAACGACATGATCATCCAGCACTCAGCCGATATCGGTGTCGAGCGCCGCAAGATCAGCGATCAGGAAATCATCGAGCGGCTGGTGTATTCGCTGGTCAATGAGGCGGCACATATTCTCGAAGAAGGCATCGCGATGCGGGCCTCGGACATCGATATGGTCTATCTGACCGGATATGGCTTCCCGGTTTTCCGTGGTGGTCCGATGTTCTATGCCGATACGGTTGGTTTGCCGAACGTGCTGATGGCGATGGAGAAACTGGCCAAGGGGCGGCATGGCGATGCATGGAAGCCTGCGCCGCTGCTGGTGAAACTGGCGGCCGAAGGCAAGACCTTCAACTGA
- a CDS encoding secretin N-terminal domain-containing protein, which yields MKTLMYGFVIAGLTACAAPGAQRDTYDMINFQLKKATELNAQYAQRDEAALARAKVPAMVPVARAIAEERFNLSFNEAPAQQFFRAIVTGTRYSMLVHPGVTGTISAHLKEVTLVEVMDSVREIYGYDYKIEGNRIYVRPLSLQTSIFQVNYLNSNRKGSSDIRVTSGSVSDVTSNGSGQASSNFLPQQRASSHGIDSSKISTSSNNDFWAELKASLEAIIGGKEGRSVVISAQSGVVVIRAMSDELRNVAAFLKATQLSVDRQVILEAKIMEVELNDSFQSGINWAAFAAPGSSNRRGTVGFVAPGSTLNPAPQNGAAPASMTTGGNNALTAISGSALSAAGTAAGSLFGLAFQTSNFSALISFLESQGTVHVLSSPRIATLNNQKAVLKVGTDEFFVTRLTTTPGLSAGNVTTGATTTVEVQPFFSGVSLDVTPQIDDSGNITLHVHPSVSKVTTVDKIVNLGANNGTLSLPLASSAISETDSVVRGQDGRVIAIGGLMRQSSTSDNSQVPGAGDVPVLGNLFRSTARIAQKRELVILIRPTVIQSNSDWAQDMLDSQRRVEELAPRVRPLSN from the coding sequence ATGAAGACATTAATGTACGGATTCGTGATTGCCGGATTAACCGCTTGCGCTGCACCGGGGGCACAGCGTGATACCTACGACATGATTAATTTTCAATTAAAAAAAGCCACGGAGTTGAATGCGCAGTACGCACAACGTGATGAAGCAGCGCTGGCCCGGGCCAAGGTTCCCGCTATGGTTCCCGTCGCACGCGCGATTGCCGAGGAACGCTTCAATTTGTCGTTCAATGAAGCACCGGCCCAGCAATTTTTTCGCGCCATTGTCACCGGTACCCGCTACAGCATGCTGGTGCATCCGGGTGTGACTGGCACGATCTCTGCCCATCTCAAGGAGGTGACGCTTGTTGAAGTGATGGATTCGGTGCGGGAAATTTATGGTTACGACTACAAAATCGAAGGTAACCGGATTTATGTCAGACCGCTGAGCTTGCAAACCAGTATTTTTCAGGTGAACTATCTCAACAGCAATCGCAAGGGATCGTCCGACATCCGGGTGACCTCAGGTTCGGTCAGTGATGTGACCTCCAATGGAAGCGGACAGGCCAGCAGTAATTTTCTGCCGCAACAACGAGCGTCGTCGCATGGCATCGACAGTAGCAAGATCAGCACTTCATCAAACAATGATTTCTGGGCCGAATTGAAGGCATCGCTCGAGGCCATCATTGGCGGCAAGGAGGGACGCAGCGTGGTCATCAGTGCGCAATCCGGGGTAGTCGTGATCCGCGCGATGTCCGATGAGTTACGCAATGTCGCTGCCTTCCTGAAAGCGACGCAGTTGTCGGTCGACCGACAGGTCATCCTTGAAGCGAAGATCATGGAAGTTGAACTCAATGATAGTTTTCAGTCAGGCATTAACTGGGCAGCTTTTGCCGCACCGGGCAGCAGCAACCGGCGCGGAACGGTGGGGTTTGTCGCGCCGGGATCAACGCTCAATCCGGCACCACAAAATGGCGCCGCGCCGGCCAGCATGACCACTGGCGGCAATAATGCGCTGACGGCGATCAGTGGCAGCGCATTGTCGGCAGCCGGCACCGCGGCGGGCTCGTTGTTCGGGCTGGCATTTCAGACCAGTAATTTTTCTGCATTGATTTCTTTCCTTGAATCGCAGGGCACCGTGCATGTGTTGTCGAGCCCGCGCATCGCGACGCTGAACAACCAGAAAGCCGTGCTGAAAGTCGGCACCGATGAATTTTTCGTGACACGCCTGACCACTACGCCTGGCCTGAGCGCAGGCAATGTCACTACCGGTGCGACGACAACGGTCGAAGTCCAACCGTTCTTTTCTGGCGTATCGCTCGATGTGACGCCGCAAATCGACGATAGCGGCAACATTACGCTGCACGTTCATCCGTCCGTGAGCAAGGTGACGACGGTCGATAAGATCGTCAACCTCGGGGCCAATAACGGCACGTTGAGTCTGCCGCTGGCTTCGAGTGCGATTTCGGAAACCGATAGCGTGGTGCGCGGGCAGGATGGACGGGTCATCGCGATCGGTGGCCTGATGCGGCAGTCGTCCACCTCGGATAACTCCCAGGTGCCCGGTGCTGGCGATGTGCCCGTGTTGGGTAACTTGTTTCGTAGTACGGCGCGGATCGCGCAAAAGCGTGAACTGGTCATTTTGATTCGACCGACTGTCATTCAAAGCAATAGCGATTGGGCGCAGGACATGCTCGACAGCCAGCGTCGTGTCGAGGAATTGGCACCACGCGTGCGTCCGCTTTCAAACTGA
- the rarD gene encoding EamA family transporter RarD, with translation MRKGMLFAATAYVIWGLLPLYFKALQSIAPTQIMLHRMVWSLLFLLCVLAWRKQWSWLADAVRQPKVLATFLLSAVLLSTNWFTYIWAVNNGRIIDSSLGYFINPLVNVLLGYVVLGERLRGVQWLAVALAAAGVAWLTWITGQPPWIGLTLALSFGFYGLMRKTATLGPLEGLSLETLLLFPFALAALVWLTLHQQNAFLDAPTRSQWLLMAAGPITAVPLLLFAAGARRIPMATLGLLQYIGPSLQLALGVLLYNESFSGDRLIGFAAIWSALVVYSGESVWRAWRNRSASPATTES, from the coding sequence ATGCGCAAAGGCATGCTCTTCGCCGCCACCGCCTACGTGATCTGGGGCCTGCTCCCGCTTTACTTCAAAGCCCTGCAAAGTATTGCCCCGACACAAATCATGCTGCACCGGATGGTCTGGTCGCTGCTGTTCCTGCTGTGCGTGCTGGCCTGGCGCAAGCAATGGTCATGGCTGGCCGATGCCGTGCGCCAGCCCAAGGTACTGGCGACTTTTTTGCTCAGCGCCGTGCTGCTGTCGACCAACTGGTTCACCTATATCTGGGCCGTCAACAATGGCCGCATCATCGATTCCAGCCTGGGTTACTTCATCAACCCGCTGGTCAATGTCCTGCTTGGTTACGTGGTGCTGGGTGAACGCCTGCGCGGGGTCCAGTGGCTTGCAGTCGCCCTGGCGGCTGCCGGCGTCGCGTGGCTGACCTGGATCACCGGCCAGCCGCCATGGATCGGGCTGACGCTGGCGCTGTCTTTCGGTTTTTATGGCCTGATGCGCAAGACCGCAACACTCGGGCCGCTCGAAGGGCTATCGCTGGAAACCTTGCTGCTATTTCCATTCGCGCTGGCCGCGCTGGTGTGGCTGACCCTGCATCAGCAAAACGCCTTCCTCGATGCGCCTACCCGATCGCAATGGCTGCTGATGGCGGCCGGTCCGATCACTGCGGTGCCGCTGCTGCTGTTTGCCGCCGGCGCACGCCGGATCCCGATGGCGACGCTGGGCCTGCTGCAATACATCGGCCCCAGCCTGCAACTGGCGCTCGGTGTCCTGCTCTACAACGAATCGTTCAGCGGCGACCGGCTGATCGGCTTTGCCGCGATCTGGTCGGCGCTGGTGGTGTATTCCGGCGAGAGCGTCTGGCGCGCCTGGCGCAACCGTAGCGCCTCCCCTGCAACGACTGAAAGCTGA